Within the Deltaproteobacteria bacterium genome, the region CAGATGGCCGAACTGGATCGGGTGACGATCCACACGTACGGGATCCCTTCCCTCGTGCTGATGGAGAACGCGGGCCGGTCGTGCACCGACCGGATCTTCCGCATCCTCGAGGAGAAGGTGGGAGCGCCGCAGGAGGCGTCGGTCGCGGTCGTCTGCGGA harbors:
- a CDS encoding bifunctional ADP-dependent NAD(P)H-hydrate dehydratase/NAD(P)H-hydrate epimerase, with amino-acid sequence MKVATARQMAELDRVTIHTYGIPSLVLMENAGRSCTDRIFRILEEKVGAPQEASVAVVCGKGNNGGDGMVIARHLHNRGGYVEVFLLGKTADLSADA